A single genomic interval of Acidobacteriota bacterium harbors:
- a CDS encoding glycine zipper domain-containing protein, which yields MRKTRYTLGLLGLVVLTAGSVSLSAQRGQQQRNRPAFIAMSGTYELETTRGDNAQRAADLATRNLPQPQRDRVHQSLLNRLQPPTTLAIDRNGRTVTISSSSGPRATFDADGRTQNEPGRNGRMTTTRAEFIGDRLSVSTSGNRNTDFLVTFEPLNNGNGLLVTRRLDSDDLRQPVTIQSYYRRVANQPRWDLYTPEPSVAPRPGRGPSTVPDGTRIVAVLDTSLSTRTSRSGERFSMTVQGPPQYQGARIDGVIARITPYGQGRNADMRVDFDTIRLRDGRTAEFEAVLNTVRTPGGVTLRVDASGGVPDPNRTNATIQQGAIGAALGAIIGAFAGGGKGAAIGAVVGGAGGAILAQDREQYLDLPPGTQVTIIVTSSRYRTP from the coding sequence ATGAGAAAGACACGATACACACTCGGACTTCTTGGTCTCGTGGTGCTGACGGCGGGCAGCGTGAGCCTCTCGGCACAGCGGGGACAGCAACAACGCAATCGGCCGGCGTTCATCGCGATGTCGGGGACGTACGAACTCGAAACGACGCGTGGTGACAATGCGCAGCGCGCGGCCGACCTGGCCACTCGCAATCTGCCGCAGCCTCAGCGCGACCGCGTCCATCAGAGCCTGCTGAATCGGCTGCAACCCCCGACGACACTCGCGATCGATCGCAACGGACGAACGGTCACGATCAGCTCGTCGAGCGGTCCACGCGCGACGTTCGACGCGGACGGGCGGACGCAAAACGAACCTGGGCGGAACGGACGAATGACGACGACGCGCGCCGAGTTCATCGGCGACCGGCTGTCGGTCTCGACGAGCGGCAACCGCAACACCGACTTCCTCGTGACCTTCGAGCCGCTGAACAACGGTAATGGCTTGCTCGTCACGCGGCGGTTGGACAGTGATGATCTCCGGCAGCCCGTGACCATTCAAAGCTACTACCGACGGGTCGCCAACCAACCGCGATGGGATCTCTACACGCCGGAACCAAGCGTCGCCCCACGGCCCGGACGAGGGCCGTCCACCGTGCCAGACGGCACGCGGATCGTGGCCGTGCTGGACACCTCGCTCAGCACGCGTACATCGCGGAGCGGCGAGCGGTTCTCGATGACCGTGCAGGGCCCGCCGCAGTACCAGGGCGCCCGGATCGACGGTGTCATCGCGCGGATCACGCCGTATGGCCAGGGCCGCAACGCGGATATGCGGGTCGACTTCGATACGATCCGCCTGCGAGACGGCCGGACGGCTGAGTTCGAAGCGGTCCTCAATACCGTGCGCACACCCGGCGGTGTGACCTTGCGGGTCGATGCCTCGGGCGGCGTGCCCGATCCGAACCGCACCAACGCGACCATTCAACAGGGCGCCATCGGCGCAGCCCTCGGAGCGATCATCGGCGCCTTTGCCGGCGGTGGCAAAGGCGCGGCCATCGGCGCAGTGGTTGGTGGCGCCGGCGGCGCGATCCTGGCGCAGGACCGCGAACAATACCTCGACCTGCCTCCAGGAACCCAGGTCACGATCATCGTCACGTCATCGCGCTACCGCACACCGTAG
- a CDS encoding phospholipase D-like domain-containing protein: MRLIIEPADGVAPLLSAIKRATQSVEIAIFRLDRKDIELALKAAAAKGVRVTALIAFANRGGEQRLRQLELRFLDAGIIVARTAGDLTRYHGKYILIDRRVLYVLSFNFTRLDIDHSRGFGVVTSQANCLQEAAKLFKADCTRTRYAPKVETFVVSPANSRHVLGTFLKQAKKQLLIYDPKISDREMLRILQERAKAGVEVKVIGQVSGRPSFEVQKLAGTRLHTRTIIRDRHQAFIGSQSLRTAELESRREVGLIVQDPKVVKKLIDTFEADWTRTSTKSVPIPSDAVDAPIEKPAGASPKEVAKAVGVFTHELQSLATTVKKAVRQAVVKAGEDVLHDKGVKDTMKQVVKQAVKEAVKDAVHEAQEALPPRSVE; the protein is encoded by the coding sequence GTGAGGCTCATCATCGAGCCCGCCGACGGTGTCGCGCCGTTGCTCTCCGCGATCAAGCGCGCCACGCAGAGCGTGGAGATTGCCATTTTCCGCCTCGATCGCAAGGACATCGAGCTGGCGCTCAAGGCGGCAGCCGCGAAGGGCGTCCGGGTGACCGCGCTCATTGCCTTTGCCAACCGCGGCGGCGAACAACGCTTGCGCCAGCTCGAACTGCGCTTCCTCGATGCCGGGATCATTGTGGCGCGCACGGCCGGCGACCTCACCCGGTACCACGGCAAGTACATCCTGATCGATCGCCGCGTCCTGTACGTCCTCTCGTTCAACTTCACGCGTCTCGATATCGATCACAGCCGGGGATTTGGCGTCGTCACCAGCCAGGCGAACTGCCTTCAGGAAGCGGCGAAGCTGTTCAAGGCTGACTGCACGCGGACCCGGTACGCGCCGAAGGTCGAGACGTTTGTCGTGAGCCCGGCGAACTCCCGGCACGTCCTCGGCACGTTCCTGAAGCAAGCGAAGAAGCAACTGCTGATCTACGACCCCAAGATCTCGGACCGGGAGATGCTGCGAATCCTCCAGGAGCGAGCGAAGGCGGGCGTGGAGGTCAAGGTCATCGGCCAGGTGTCGGGACGGCCCTCGTTCGAGGTGCAGAAGCTGGCGGGTACGCGGCTCCACACGCGCACGATTATCCGCGACCGGCACCAGGCTTTCATCGGCAGCCAGAGCCTTCGCACGGCCGAACTGGAGTCGCGCCGTGAAGTGGGCCTCATCGTTCAGGACCCGAAGGTCGTGAAGAAGCTTATCGACACATTCGAGGCCGACTGGACCAGGACGAGTACCAAGAGCGTGCCGATTCCATCAGACGCCGTGGACGCGCCGATCGAGAAGCCGGCGGGTGCGTCCCCCAAGGAAGTCGCGAAGGCGGTTGGGGTCTTCACGCACGAGCTGCAGTCGCTCGCCACCACCGTGAAGAAGGCGGTGAGGCAGGCGGTGGTCAAGGCCGGGGAGGACGTGCTCCACGACAAGGGTGTCAAGGACACGATGAAGCAAGTCGTCAAGCAGGCGGTGAAAGAGGCTGTCAAGGACGCGGTTCACGAGGCTCAAGAAGCCCTGCCGCCAAGGAGCGTCGAATGA
- a CDS encoding metallophosphoesterase encodes MRRRRVLSVVLLAVVTLALSAAVTLAPPPVVMPALSAGGAADFAFPLQANSVRLAVIGDFGTGDQFQIDTAQQMVKSRAVFPFEFVITVGDNIYTGSQPSDFEKAFAVPYKPLLDAGVPFYATLGNHDTTNQRFYKPFNMNGANYYTYKKGNVRFFALDSNYLDPKQTAWIGTQLREAGNGDWKICYFHHALYSSGRFHGPATDLRKVLEPLFVKYGVDVVFAGHEHVYERVRPQQGIYYFTEGASGQLRAGNLAPSAITAKGFDTDRSFMMIEFAGDDMYFQTTSRTGVAVDSGVIHRTVRPAAGGVAHE; translated from the coding sequence ATGCGACGTCGCCGCGTTCTCTCAGTGGTGCTGTTGGCCGTGGTCACGCTGGCGCTGTCGGCCGCGGTCACGCTGGCTCCGCCGCCCGTGGTCATGCCGGCTCTGTCGGCGGGCGGCGCGGCTGACTTCGCATTTCCGCTCCAGGCGAATTCGGTCCGCCTGGCCGTGATCGGCGATTTTGGCACGGGCGACCAGTTCCAGATCGACACGGCGCAGCAAATGGTGAAGTCGCGCGCGGTCTTCCCGTTCGAGTTTGTCATCACCGTGGGTGACAACATCTACACGGGCAGCCAGCCGTCCGATTTCGAGAAGGCCTTTGCCGTGCCCTATAAGCCGCTCCTGGACGCCGGCGTGCCGTTCTATGCCACACTGGGGAACCACGACACAACAAACCAGCGGTTCTACAAGCCGTTCAACATGAACGGGGCGAACTACTACACCTACAAGAAGGGCAACGTGCGCTTCTTCGCGTTGGACAGCAACTACCTGGACCCGAAGCAGACGGCGTGGATCGGGACCCAGCTACGGGAGGCCGGCAACGGAGACTGGAAGATCTGTTACTTCCATCACGCGCTGTACTCCTCTGGAAGGTTTCACGGTCCGGCCACCGATCTGCGGAAGGTGCTCGAACCCCTGTTCGTCAAGTACGGCGTGGATGTCGTGTTTGCCGGCCACGAGCACGTGTACGAGCGGGTGCGTCCACAGCAGGGCATCTACTACTTCACGGAAGGGGCATCCGGCCAGTTGCGCGCGGGCAATCTGGCGCCCTCGGCGATCACGGCGAAGGGATTCGATACCGATCGCTCGTTCATGATGATCGAGTTCGCCGGTGATGACATGTACTTCCAAACGACGTCGCGCACGGGTGTGGCGGTCGACTCTGGTGTGATTCACCGCACGGTTCGGCCGGCGGCCGGAGGCGTTGCGCATGAGTGA
- a CDS encoding Crp/Fnr family transcriptional regulator, which translates to MRPNRTTRTNTFDAQAFLDSAGVAREIVTYRRSEMIFSEGDAGDSVIYIQKGGVKLSVISKAGREAIIAMLGPGDFCGEGGLAGQSIRMATATAITPATALVIGKAEMIRVLHAEHALSDRFIAYMLSRNIRVEEDLIDQLFNSSEKRLARALLLLARYGTQDTPDRVLPKISQATLASMVGTTRSRVNVFMNKFKRLKLIEDNAGGITINNSLLNVVLHD; encoded by the coding sequence ATGAGACCCAACCGCACGACCCGCACGAACACCTTCGATGCGCAGGCGTTTCTCGACTCGGCTGGTGTGGCGAGAGAGATCGTGACGTATCGGCGATCAGAGATGATATTTTCGGAGGGCGACGCGGGCGACAGCGTGATCTACATTCAAAAGGGCGGCGTGAAGCTGTCGGTCATCTCCAAGGCCGGCCGGGAGGCCATCATCGCGATGCTCGGACCAGGCGACTTCTGCGGCGAGGGAGGTCTGGCGGGGCAGTCGATCCGAATGGCGACCGCGACGGCGATCACCCCGGCCACGGCACTCGTGATCGGCAAGGCCGAAATGATCCGGGTGCTCCACGCGGAACACGCCCTGTCGGACCGCTTTATCGCGTACATGCTGAGCAGGAACATCCGCGTCGAAGAGGACCTGATCGATCAGCTCTTCAACTCGAGCGAGAAACGACTCGCCCGCGCTCTTCTGCTGCTCGCCCGCTACGGCACGCAGGACACACCGGACCGGGTCCTGCCCAAGATCTCGCAGGCGACGCTCGCCAGCATGGTCGGGACGACGCGCTCGCGCGTGAATGTCTTCATGAACAAGTTCAAGCGACTGAAGCTCATCGAAGATAATGCCGGCGGAATCACGATCAACAATTCCCTGTTGAACGTCGTGCTCCACGACTAG